A single genomic interval of Chloroherpetonaceae bacterium harbors:
- the mraZ gene encoding division/cell wall cluster transcriptional repressor MraZ produces the protein MPEFRGTEQYNLDDKGRLMIPARFRRKMISDKPGTPLILVKTPRGNLELYEEVSWKEQKKKLEQLSDFNPEERLLKTFIYANLDEVELDKSGRISLPKRFLEECSITKEVVLIGAENKIELWNPDRLREFLNRPAEDFETLTQRVLG, from the coding sequence ATGCCAGAGTTCAGGGGAACAGAGCAATACAATCTCGATGACAAGGGGCGGCTGATGATTCCTGCTCGCTTTCGCCGAAAGATGATCAGCGACAAGCCAGGCACGCCGCTCATTTTGGTCAAGACGCCACGCGGCAATTTGGAGCTTTATGAAGAAGTCAGTTGGAAAGAACAGAAAAAAAAACTTGAGCAGCTTTCCGACTTCAATCCTGAGGAACGGCTTCTAAAGACCTTTATCTATGCCAATCTCGATGAAGTGGAGTTAGACAAAAGTGGACGGATTAGCTTACCGAAGCGTTTTTTGGAAGAGTGTAGCATCACCAAAGAGGTGGTGCTCATCGGAGCCGAAAACAAAATTGAGCTTTGGAATCCGGACCGATTGCGGGAGTTTCTGAACCGTCCAGCTGAAGATTTTGAGACCTTGACGCAGCGTGTATTAGGGTAA
- the rsmH gene encoding 16S rRNA (cytosine(1402)-N(4))-methyltransferase RsmH: MTAFQHLPVLLRESVAGLVTQAGIYIDGTLGGGGHSEGLLEALQANGWLERSLVIGIDRDREALAAASARLLPKFSGHFRAVEHNFAELDTVFYDLVGPSQAAQGVLLDLGVSSHQLDTAERGFSFQKSGPLDMRMSATQVLTAKAVVNHYSEAELLRVLRKYGEEPAARKIVRQIVAARRTAPIETTDALAALVRAAVPASPLAQTKTLARVFQALRIEVNQELQALEQALGAAHKILAPKGRLAVIAYHSLEDRLVKQFMRTHSRDDWGEKGMPLTAPIRAATLRLITKKPIVPTAAEIAANTRARSAKLRIAEKL; this comes from the coding sequence ATGACGGCGTTCCAGCACTTGCCAGTTCTTTTGCGCGAGAGTGTTGCAGGACTGGTTACTCAGGCAGGTATTTACATTGACGGCACCCTGGGTGGTGGCGGACATAGCGAAGGCTTGCTTGAAGCCTTGCAAGCAAACGGTTGGCTCGAGCGTTCTTTGGTAATTGGCATTGACCGCGACCGTGAGGCACTTGCAGCAGCCTCTGCACGACTTTTGCCAAAGTTTTCAGGGCACTTTCGTGCTGTGGAGCACAATTTTGCTGAATTAGATACGGTTTTCTACGACCTCGTCGGGCCAAGTCAGGCTGCTCAGGGTGTTTTGCTGGATTTGGGCGTCTCCTCGCACCAGCTCGACACGGCAGAACGCGGCTTCAGTTTCCAGAAGTCTGGACCGCTCGATATGCGAATGAGTGCAACGCAGGTGCTCACGGCAAAGGCGGTGGTGAATCATTATAGTGAAGCGGAGCTTCTGAGAGTGCTGCGCAAGTATGGCGAGGAGCCTGCGGCGCGAAAAATCGTAAGGCAAATTGTGGCTGCACGGCGCACTGCACCTATTGAGACCACTGATGCACTGGCTGCACTGGTGCGCGCAGCAGTGCCTGCTTCACCACTTGCTCAGACTAAAACGCTGGCACGTGTGTTTCAAGCACTGCGCATTGAAGTCAATCAGGAGCTTCAAGCACTCGAGCAAGCCTTAGGCGCAGCACACAAAATCTTGGCACCGAAGGGGCGATTAGCTGTAATTGCCTATCACTCACTGGAAGATAGGCTGGTCAAGCAATTTATGCGCACGCACTCGCGTGACGACTGGGGAGAGAAGGGCATGCCGCTCACAGCCCCGATTCGCGCTGCAACGCTGCGGCTCATTACCAAAAAGCCTATTGTGCCCACCGCAGCTGAAATTGCTGCCAACACCAGAGCTCGCAGTGCTAAGTTGCGCATTGCGGAGAAGTTGTAA